AGGCTTGGGTCAATAGCTTAAAACACATACAAATCGTGGCTTTTTAGCTTCCCTTAATTGATTTTTCCAAAGCTGTTTTTTTGCAACAGTAAAGTATCACGGGATTTTTGCCAGTACATTCATTTGTTGTATAACTTCATCTGGTTCCTGATAAAACATTGCTTTATCATAATAACGCAGAGCATATTCTGCAATTCTTCTGGCATCTTTTCTGTCGTCTTTTCCTCTTAAATCACTTGCTGCTTTTTTGATTTTCATTGGGTGTTCTACCCAAAGAAAATACCCTAATTTTGAACAGAATTTTTCCAATGGCCGATTATAAATCCCAGTATTTTCGCAGCAAATCAAAAGATCTTCTTT
This is a stretch of genomic DNA from Chryseobacterium tructae. It encodes these proteins:
- a CDS encoding IS110 family transposase, with translation MIGIDISKSKLDCAVMDSEYKIQCELIIPNTEKGIASFLKDILRMLKITKEDLLICCENTGIYNRPLEKFCSKLGYFLWVEHPMKIKKAASDLRGKDDRKDARRIAEYALRYYDKAMFYQEPDEVIQQMNVLAKIP